The Solea solea chromosome 19, fSolSol10.1, whole genome shotgun sequence genome has a window encoding:
- the egfl7 gene encoding epidermal growth factor-like protein 7: protein MYQTLLLSSSLFILHVMATPHFLAHHHGRRVCGRELRHSVVMATESYVQPVHKPYITLCQGHRLCSTYKTVYSVAYRQVSRVTSPSHFYPECCPGWRRFHSHNCNQAVCPQSCINGGTCFKPNQCACPLGWTGQQCQSDMDECSEQRPCAQECVNTAGSYRCACRDGFRLASDGRSCQSLPPSPHPPPPPPPAAAAPSSPTQTSQGTVGGHTDAGGQLNLVENVTEEVQSLRSRVELLEKKLQLVLAPFTSVFPLSLDEGMSEKTTLLSHSFQQLDRIDSLSEQIGFLEERLGTCSCQEN, encoded by the exons ATGTACCAAACGctgcttctctcctcctccctcttcatcCTGCACGTGATGGCCACTCCCCACTTCCTCGCTCATCACCACGG GAGAAGGGTGTGTGGCCGAGAGCTCCGGCACAGCGTTGTCATGGCAACGGAGTCCTACGTACAACCGGTGCACAAGCCCTACATCACCCTGTGTCAGGGGCATCGCCTCTGCAGCACATACaa GACTGTGTACTCTGTGGCGTACCGACAGGTGAGCAGAGTGACGTCTCCTTCACATTTCTACCCAGAATGCTGCCCGGGCTGGAGGAGGTTTCACTCTCACAACTGCAACCAAG CTGTGTGTCCACAGTCCTGTATAAATGGAGGCACCTGCTTTAAACCCAACCAGTGTGCTTGTCCGCTGGGCTGGACGGGCCAACAGTGTCAatcag atATGGATGAGTGCAGTGAACAGAGGCCGTGCGCGCAGGAGTGCGTGAACACAGCTGGCAGCTATCGGTGCGCGTGCAGAGACGGCTTCAGGCTCGCCTCAGACGGCCGCTCCTGTCAAAGccttcctccctctccacatcctcctcctcctcctcctcctgctgctgctgcaccttcCTCTCCCACTCAAACCAGTCAGGGAACAGTGGGTGGTCACACGGACGCAG GTGGACAATTAAACCTGGTGGAGAATGTgacagaggaggtgcagagcCTGAGGAGCAGAGTGGAGCTTCTGGAGAag AAGTTGCAGTTGGTCCTGGCCCCGTTCACCAGTGTCTTCCCGCTGTCGCTGGACGAGGGCATGTCGGAGAAAACCACCTTACTCTCGCACTCCTTCCAGCAACTGGACCGCATCGACTCCCTCAGCGAGCAGATCGGCTTCCTCGAGGAGCGCCTTGGCACAT GTTCTTGTCAGGAGAATTAA